A window of Theropithecus gelada isolate Dixy unplaced genomic scaffold, Tgel_1.0 HiC_scaffold_4058, whole genome shotgun sequence contains these coding sequences:
- the LOC112617763 gene encoding uncharacterized protein LOC112617763 — protein sequence LPWLSSGPSLVLLCPSMPWCCPHPALALHWSCSALTLPWPWLCLLPGLVLALPWPDPGPAKSMTWPWTCLAILFPGPVLSPPRSGPALALALLLVLLLLWPCPVFGHALCYRRPALRWPWPYPGLLLSWPVPTLAFSTLAFSTLAFSTLALLFPGLVLPWPCPSLALPYPCPGPGSAMLWALALVLTCHWL from the exons CTGCCCTGGCTCTCTTCTGGCCCTTCCTTGGTCCTGCTCTGCCCTTCCATGCCCTGGTGTTGCCCTcaccctgccctggccctgcaCTGGTCCTGCTCAGCCCTGACACTGCCTTGGCCCTGGCTCTGCCTTCTCCCCGGCCTTGTCCTTGCCCTGCCCTGGCCTGACCCTGGGCCTGCCAAGTCCATGACATGGCCCTGGACCTGCCTTGCCATTCTCTTTCCTGGCCCTGTATTATCCCCACCACGCTCTGGTCCAGCCCTTGCCCTGGCCCTGTTGCTAGTCCTGCTACTACTATGGCCCTGCCCTGTTTTTGGCCATGCCCTGTGTTACCGTAGGCCTGCCCTGCGTTGGCCCTGGCCCTACCCTGGCCTTCTCTTATCCTGGCCTGTCCCTACCCTGGCCTTTTCTACCCTGGCCTTTTCCACCCTGGCCTTTTCCACCCTGGCCTTGCTGTTCCCTGGCCTTgtcctgccctggccctgccctt CCCTGGCCCTGCCATatccctgccctggccctggtTCTGCCATGCTTTGGGCCCTGGCCTTGGTCCTGACTTGTCACTGGCTGTGA